One genomic window of Mucilaginibacter sp. SJ includes the following:
- a CDS encoding AraC family transcriptional regulator, with protein MKPILAVLSDGVQSDDLFVAREVKLPFFSSEFHFHEECQLVHIVKGSGKRIIGDLVDYFESGELIFLGSNIPHVWHNTQEQPNEDDPEHYAHSLSIHFNPSKLLMNLSAFGNIRKVELFLSKAQRGMELKGKSRDMVIKLMYQIVQQEGLQRIITLLEILNIMSADPEHNLLASINYINYYQYHDSKRMDQVFKYIFDNFREDISLNTIADVANMNTFAFCRFFKARTQKSFTQFVNETRIGYACKLLNNKDNSITDIAYECGFNNVSNFNRFFKVIKKVSPRQYRNQILS; from the coding sequence ATGAAACCAATTTTAGCCGTATTGTCTGACGGGGTGCAGTCGGATGACCTATTTGTTGCACGGGAGGTGAAACTTCCTTTTTTCTCAAGTGAGTTCCATTTTCATGAAGAATGCCAGTTGGTACATATTGTAAAAGGCTCGGGCAAGCGCATCATCGGCGATCTGGTTGATTATTTTGAAAGCGGGGAGCTTATTTTTCTTGGTTCAAATATCCCGCATGTTTGGCATAATACCCAGGAACAACCCAATGAGGATGACCCTGAACATTATGCGCATTCACTATCTATTCACTTCAATCCGTCAAAATTGCTCATGAATCTTTCGGCATTTGGTAACATACGCAAAGTGGAGTTGTTTTTAAGTAAGGCGCAAAGAGGGATGGAGCTAAAGGGTAAAAGCCGTGATATGGTAATAAAGCTGATGTACCAGATAGTACAGCAGGAAGGGTTGCAAAGGATCATCACCCTGCTCGAGATCCTTAATATCATGAGTGCAGACCCGGAGCATAACCTGCTGGCCAGTATCAACTATATCAACTATTATCAATACCATGATAGTAAGCGCATGGACCAGGTATTTAAGTACATCTTTGATAATTTCAGAGAGGATATTTCACTAAATACCATTGCCGATGTGGCTAACATGAACACATTTGCCTTTTGCCGGTTTTTTAAGGCGCGTACCCAAAAGTCGTTTACCCAGTTTGTAAATGAAACAAGAATTGGTTATGCCTGCAAACTGCTAAATAATAAAGATAACAGTATTACAGATATAGCCTATGAATGCGGTTTTAATAATGTATCAAACTTTAACCGCTTTTTTAAAGTGATTAAAAAGGTAAGCCCGCGCCAGTACCGGAACCAGATTTTGTCTTAA
- a CDS encoding enolase C-terminal domain-like protein gives MYINKIEVTDKRFNLGNGAGSDAVNDSTQYAYAICELHTDSSVKGIGLAFTLGAGNDLVCKAIQYLSETLKGREIEELMADFGSVYRSILDSPAYRWLGPHKGVMQLALAAIVNACFDLWAKSRQVPLWKLLLDLSPKELVATLDLNYLEDVLTVEEAENILKGNFTGRTLRNGVLQTGYKAYDTSVGWFNYSDEKIKENVARAIDRGFTAMKLKVGSNDPQRDIRRAKLVRAEAGDKTTIMLDANQKWNLPQAISICKELNSINPYWIEEPTHPDDVLAHQTLAKEIAPLKIAAGEHIPNKIIFKNFLQVGAMDFCQVDCVRVGGVSEFLTISLLAKKFNIPVVPHVGDMGQIHQHLVLFNHVAIGHENLFLEHIPHLAKYFKNPANISGGYYAVPAEAGNSSDLVTS, from the coding sequence ATGTACATCAATAAAATTGAAGTTACCGACAAGCGTTTTAATTTAGGCAATGGCGCCGGTTCTGACGCAGTAAACGATTCAACCCAGTATGCTTATGCCATTTGCGAACTGCATACCGATAGCAGCGTAAAAGGCATTGGCCTGGCCTTTACCCTTGGTGCCGGTAATGACCTGGTATGCAAAGCCATCCAATACCTTTCCGAAACATTAAAGGGGCGAGAAATTGAGGAACTTATGGCCGATTTTGGTTCGGTTTACCGTTCGATACTGGATTCGCCCGCCTACCGCTGGCTGGGTCCGCACAAAGGCGTTATGCAATTAGCACTTGCAGCTATAGTAAATGCATGCTTCGATCTTTGGGCCAAGAGTCGCCAGGTACCGCTCTGGAAACTTTTGCTTGATTTAAGCCCAAAAGAACTGGTGGCAACGCTCGACCTAAACTACCTTGAAGATGTATTGACTGTTGAAGAAGCAGAAAACATTTTAAAGGGCAATTTTACAGGCCGAACATTACGCAATGGTGTTTTACAAACAGGTTATAAGGCTTACGATACATCAGTAGGCTGGTTTAACTATTCTGACGAGAAGATCAAAGAAAACGTAGCACGCGCCATTGACCGGGGATTTACCGCCATGAAGTTAAAAGTTGGCTCAAATGATCCGCAACGTGATATCCGCAGGGCAAAGCTGGTTAGGGCCGAAGCCGGTGATAAAACAACTATTATGCTGGATGCCAACCAAAAATGGAACCTGCCTCAGGCCATCTCCATTTGTAAAGAACTGAACAGCATAAACCCTTACTGGATAGAGGAACCCACTCACCCTGATGATGTCTTGGCGCATCAAACATTAGCTAAAGAAATTGCGCCCCTTAAAATCGCTGCGGGCGAGCATATCCCTAATAAAATCATATTTAAAAACTTTTTGCAGGTCGGCGCCATGGATTTTTGTCAGGTTGACTGTGTGCGTGTTGGCGGTGTATCTGAGTTTTTGACGATAAGCCTGCTGGCAAAAAAATTCAATATTCCTGTGGTACCGCACGTGGGCGATATGGGGCAGATCCATCAGCATTTGGTATTGTTTAACCATGTGGCTATTGGACACGAAAACTTATTTTTGGAACATATACCGCATTTGGCCAAATACTTTAAAAATCCGGCCAATATTAGCGGGGGCTATTACGCCGTACCTGCCGAAGCAGGCAACAGCAGCGACCTTGTAACCAGCTAA
- a CDS encoding SDR family NAD(P)-dependent oxidoreductase, which translates to MNQLLNKVIFITGGASGIGLACAEAYIREGATVFIMDVNERALYKTLDRFGGNHEGITGDVSKAADVKAAFDAIRKHYGKLDAIHNNAAIAHPSKPVDETEEDEWDALMNVNLKSLYWTTKYGIDLLKASKGCILNTSSMAGDIGQSLHAAYTATKGGINALTKSMALDYAPYGIRVNAVSPAGVWTPLLKQWAAEQPDPGSIERYLNDIHALGYCPEGDVVADAAVFLLSDAARFVTGCIMPVSGGAELGYRR; encoded by the coding sequence ATGAACCAATTATTAAACAAAGTAATATTTATTACCGGAGGGGCATCGGGCATTGGTTTGGCCTGCGCCGAAGCTTATATCCGTGAGGGAGCAACCGTTTTTATAATGGATGTAAATGAGCGCGCCCTGTATAAAACCCTTGACCGTTTTGGAGGTAATCATGAAGGTATTACTGGCGATGTATCTAAGGCGGCCGACGTAAAAGCAGCTTTCGATGCAATAAGGAAACATTATGGCAAACTTGACGCTATTCACAACAATGCAGCTATTGCGCATCCCTCAAAACCAGTTGATGAAACCGAAGAGGATGAATGGGATGCCCTGATGAATGTTAACCTCAAAAGCCTGTATTGGACAACCAAATATGGTATCGACTTACTTAAAGCATCAAAAGGCTGCATTTTAAACACCAGCAGTATGGCCGGTGATATTGGGCAAAGCCTGCATGCTGCTTATACAGCAACTAAGGGCGGCATCAATGCCCTTACCAAATCCATGGCACTTGATTATGCACCATACGGTATCAGGGTAAATGCTGTTTCGCCGGCCGGTGTATGGACCCCATTACTTAAACAATGGGCCGCCGAACAGCCAGATCCAGGGTCGATAGAAAGATACCTGAATGATATCCACGCTTTAGGCTACTGCCCTGAGGGCGATGTAGTAGCCGATGCAGCGGTTTTCCTGCTCTCGGACGCGGCCCGGTTTGTAACCGGCTGCATTATGCCCGTAAGCGGTGGCGCCGAACTTGGATACAGACGATAA
- the fucP gene encoding L-fucose:H+ symporter permease, giving the protein MNKTNSNASKYLAPLLIVMSLMFFWNLSRNINDVLIPHLKRACQLTDLQSSLIQSAFFGAYFLMALPAGRFIEKMGYRAGMLTGLILAAIGAAIFYPAATTRFYPVFLLALFTMASGFAILEVTATPYISKLGDPDHASSRLSLAAAVGSMGATIGPFIGSKFLLHEKDIPAQLLQSFNPEQLQSFLNSEAHLVIPPYLTLAALFIALCVVLYFLKLPVIHEGNNRQKLSGVFKFRHTMLGVLAVFAYLGAEVGVVSFIIRYTKSLNIAGITEQKSALFITLYMALVLTGRLLGAFLLKQVKPNKVLTLCSIGAFTLILVSVLTDGYVSIISLSIVGLFTSVMYPIIFTLSIKNIGDYTKVASSLLIMGVVGGAIIPPIMGLISDHSGIRMAFIAPLVCYVYVLYYGVKGYVVKNKTYSDESEEPQLTVIGH; this is encoded by the coding sequence ATGAACAAAACCAACAGTAACGCATCAAAATACCTGGCTCCGCTGCTGATAGTGATGAGCCTGATGTTTTTCTGGAACCTGAGCCGCAATATCAATGATGTGCTTATTCCACACCTGAAGCGTGCCTGCCAGCTAACCGATCTGCAATCGTCACTGATCCAGTCGGCATTTTTTGGGGCTTATTTTTTGATGGCTTTGCCTGCCGGCCGCTTTATCGAAAAAATGGGTTACAGAGCAGGGATGCTTACCGGGCTTATATTAGCTGCTATTGGCGCTGCCATATTTTATCCGGCTGCTACAACCAGGTTTTACCCGGTATTCCTGCTGGCATTGTTTACTATGGCATCGGGTTTTGCCATATTGGAGGTTACGGCTACTCCCTATATTTCAAAACTCGGCGACCCGGATCATGCCTCGAGCCGGTTAAGCCTGGCTGCAGCCGTTGGTTCAATGGGCGCTACTATAGGGCCGTTCATCGGTTCTAAATTTTTATTGCACGAAAAGGATATCCCTGCACAGCTTCTCCAATCCTTTAACCCCGAACAACTGCAGTCATTTTTAAACAGCGAGGCGCATCTGGTTATTCCACCCTATCTGACACTGGCTGCACTATTTATTGCCCTTTGCGTGGTACTTTATTTTTTGAAATTGCCGGTTATCCATGAAGGTAACAACCGTCAAAAACTATCGGGAGTATTTAAATTCAGGCATACTATGCTGGGCGTATTAGCAGTTTTTGCCTATTTGGGTGCCGAAGTTGGCGTGGTGAGTTTTATCATTAGGTATACAAAGTCCTTAAATATCGCAGGTATTACCGAGCAAAAATCGGCCCTGTTTATTACACTTTACATGGCGCTGGTTTTAACCGGGCGCTTGCTGGGAGCGTTTTTGCTTAAGCAGGTTAAACCCAATAAAGTGCTTACCCTATGCAGTATTGGCGCTTTTACACTGATATTGGTATCGGTGCTTACGGACGGTTATGTATCCATAATTTCACTGTCAATAGTAGGACTGTTTACCTCGGTAATGTACCCTATTATTTTTACGCTCAGCATCAAAAACATTGGCGATTACACCAAGGTGGCTTCGTCATTACTTATTATGGGAGTTGTAGGCGGCGCCATTATCCCGCCAATAATGGGCTTGATATCAGACCATTCGGGCATCAGGATGGCATTCATTGCACCACTGGTGTGCTATGTGTACGTACTATATTACGGAGTTAAAGGCTATGTGGTAAAAAACAAAACTTATTCGGATGAATCCGAAGAACCACAGTTGACAGTAATAGGACACTGA
- a CDS encoding SGNH/GDSL hydrolase family protein, with the protein MIKTLLITLLFGFTAGIASAQNHENVSAGNAPAVYAIQHTANDSWKGFERVNIAIGTHKAYYVKPKKALEGNPWVWRASFPDWHTDIDSILLTKGFHVAFVNVDDQYGSPYALQVWDAFYQYLTAKQAFAAKVALEGVSRGGLYVYGWAKRNPDKVSCIYNEAPVCNIQSWPGGKLSAPGDTGLWKQLQQVYHFTEQQALDYKDNPIDNLDGLAAFKVPVMHIIGINDKLVPNAENTNILAQRYTALGGPMMIYPVTAGPQELNGHHFPIEHPEHWADMIMDYSYPVKKILPYADYFVPRNGLTNSLNIFNAGKKATVAFLGGSITYNHGWREKISRYLTERFPSTSFHFIQAGIPSLGSVPHAFRLQRDVLDSGKVDLMFVEAAVNDNVNGLDSLTEVRALEGIVRHAKKANPLMDIVMMSFVDPDKIRDYNNGKTPLQIKNHELIAEHYGLPSINLAKEVTDKLNNHEFSWQYDFKNLHPAIYGQELYFATIKSLLNLCFNKQQTPAIKANALPKPLNALNLNNGRYYNIQNAKNLNGWAINPDWAPNNNLSTREGFVHKPMLIATKPGASLTLPFTGTAIGMAIVSGPEAGIISYSIDGGAEKTMDLYTEFSSWIYLPWYVTFSTDLKKGPHTLSLKIETDKNKNSKGNTCQVIYFLTN; encoded by the coding sequence ATGATTAAAACTTTACTAATTACGCTATTATTTGGGTTCACGGCCGGTATTGCCTCAGCACAAAACCATGAAAATGTGAGTGCGGGCAATGCCCCAGCCGTATATGCCATTCAACATACAGCTAATGATAGCTGGAAGGGTTTTGAACGTGTTAATATTGCTATAGGCACTCACAAGGCCTACTATGTAAAACCTAAAAAGGCGCTTGAAGGTAACCCTTGGGTGTGGCGGGCTTCATTTCCTGATTGGCATACCGATATTGACAGCATCCTGCTGACCAAAGGCTTTCATGTAGCTTTCGTGAATGTTGATGATCAATATGGCAGCCCTTATGCTTTGCAGGTTTGGGATGCTTTTTATCAGTATTTAACAGCTAAACAAGCTTTCGCTGCCAAAGTTGCCCTTGAAGGCGTTAGCCGTGGCGGTTTATATGTATATGGCTGGGCCAAACGCAACCCCGATAAAGTTAGTTGCATTTATAATGAAGCCCCTGTTTGCAATATTCAAAGCTGGCCGGGCGGTAAGCTAAGCGCCCCGGGTGATACCGGCCTTTGGAAACAGCTGCAACAAGTGTATCACTTTACCGAACAACAAGCACTTGATTACAAAGACAATCCTATTGATAACCTTGATGGCCTCGCTGCTTTCAAGGTACCGGTTATGCATATCATAGGTATCAATGATAAACTGGTACCCAATGCCGAAAACACCAATATCCTTGCTCAACGTTATACCGCATTAGGCGGGCCGATGATGATATACCCGGTAACTGCCGGACCACAGGAACTGAACGGGCACCACTTCCCTATTGAACATCCCGAACACTGGGCCGATATGATTATGGACTATAGCTATCCTGTAAAAAAGATATTGCCATACGCCGATTATTTTGTTCCCCGTAACGGCCTTACTAACAGCCTCAATATATTTAATGCAGGCAAAAAGGCAACAGTAGCTTTTTTAGGCGGATCAATTACTTATAACCACGGCTGGCGCGAAAAGATAAGCCGTTACCTTACCGAACGTTTTCCTTCAACCAGTTTTCATTTCATACAGGCCGGTATCCCCTCGTTAGGTAGTGTACCGCATGCTTTCCGCTTACAGCGGGACGTACTTGATTCGGGCAAAGTTGATTTGATGTTTGTTGAAGCCGCGGTAAATGATAATGTGAACGGGCTGGACAGCCTTACCGAAGTACGGGCGCTGGAAGGAATTGTAAGGCATGCAAAAAAAGCCAATCCGCTGATGGATATCGTCATGATGTCATTTGTTGATCCGGATAAGATAAGGGATTACAACAACGGCAAAACCCCGCTGCAAATCAAAAACCACGAACTAATTGCAGAGCATTATGGTTTACCATCCATTAACCTGGCCAAAGAGGTTACAGATAAGCTTAATAACCATGAGTTTTCATGGCAATATGATTTTAAAAATCTGCACCCTGCAATTTACGGGCAGGAACTTTATTTCGCCACAATAAAAAGCCTGCTCAATTTATGTTTTAACAAACAGCAGACTCCTGCTATTAAAGCAAATGCATTACCCAAACCGCTTAATGCGCTTAACCTGAACAATGGCCGCTATTACAATATTCAAAACGCAAAAAATTTAAATGGCTGGGCCATCAACCCCGATTGGGCGCCAAACAATAACCTGAGCACTCGCGAAGGCTTTGTGCACAAACCGATGCTTATAGCTACAAAACCGGGGGCATCATTAACACTACCATTTACCGGCACCGCTATTGGAATGGCCATTGTATCAGGCCCGGAGGCAGGTATTATCAGCTACAGCATTGATGGCGGCGCTGAAAAAACAATGGACCTGTACACAGAATTCAGTTCATGGATCTACCTACCCTGGTATGTAACATTTAGTACCGATCTAAAAAAAGGCCCGCACACGCTCAGCCTGAAAATTGAAACCGACAAGAATAAAAACAGCAAGGGGAACACGTGCCAGGTAATCTATTTTTTAACCAATTGA
- a CDS encoding SusC/RagA family TonB-linked outer membrane protein, with product MKEFYQRIKTRRELRQSHRPAPGFYCFVLLLLSFICSAQFTHAQSKVTITGLVTDTLGGKIAGANIVATNRKNLGTTTDANGKFVIDAEPGTILKVSYVTFIDQTFTVSAGKLVVNIILKESKRGLDEVVVLAYGKKERKEAVVGSVTTVKPADLKIPASNLTNALAGQVAGIIAFQPSGQPGQDNSSFFIRGVTTFGYKKDPLILIDNVELSTTDLARLQVDDIASFSILKDASATALYGARGANGVILVSTKEGKIGKAKINVRVENSISQSAKTLQLADPITYMKLFNEATITRDPLSPLPFSQNKILNTEATLRGDAGSNKYVYPAVDWLDMLFKKRTATQRADMSVSGGGDVARYYVSGSYNVDHGILRQDIANNNNNNVKFENYQLRSNVNINLSKSTELIVRLAGSFNEYNGPLTADASFSTDLYNVAVHTSPVLFPAYFPADSANRDVKHILFGNAAPANAGSTSNAIAYNNPYAALLRGHKNYSESRLSAQLELNQKLDFITDGLNFHGLFHTNRYSYFQSQMGYSPFYYNVNTYDKATNKYTLTWLNPQPTGNNVATEYLSYYRDPSTDNLNTYIYFQGVLDYNHAFGSHNLSASLIGTRQQTVYSAAKDPVLDRPTLQYSLPYRNLTLAGRATYSFKSRYFLEFNFGYNGTERFSSSHRYGFFPTIGGSWIVSDEKFWGQGLYDVISRMKVRASYGLVGNDAIGSQRFFFLSDVNLNGGNPAYFGTFNGYRREGVYINNYENPNVTWETSRQLNLGLEFTMFKNLNVVAEVYKYHRYNILQTRSSLPTTLGLEALDQYGNPNVTANIGTADTKGIDLQMDYKAAINKDVWLQGRGNFTLASSKYGNYEEPQYKEAYRYHKGQEINRQYGYIAERLFVDDNEAKNSPSQIFSTNGIPPGGGDIKYRDLNGDGKIDGADQTFIGYPTVPEIVYGYGLSAGIKNFDISCFFQGQARVSFFIDPNRTSPFIQSPDPYIYGNTQLIKAFADSHWSEENQDLYATYPRLGVTGNQIENNRQNSTWWMRDGSFLRLKSVEIGYSLPPSILKRLNVTKCRIYFNGLNLYTWSAFKLWDPELGGNGFAYPIQKVFNLGINVNL from the coding sequence ATGAAAGAATTTTACCAACGGATCAAAACCCGGCGGGAGCTTAGACAGTCTCACAGGCCTGCACCGGGTTTTTATTGCTTTGTGCTATTACTGCTCAGCTTTATCTGCTCGGCACAATTTACCCACGCACAAAGTAAGGTAACTATTACCGGCCTCGTGACCGACACACTGGGCGGTAAAATTGCAGGTGCCAACATTGTTGCTACCAACCGCAAAAACCTGGGTACCACTACCGATGCTAACGGTAAGTTTGTGATAGATGCCGAGCCCGGTACTATCCTTAAAGTATCGTATGTAACTTTTATCGATCAAACTTTCACCGTTTCGGCCGGCAAGCTGGTAGTAAACATTATACTTAAAGAATCAAAACGAGGCCTCGATGAGGTTGTAGTATTAGCTTACGGTAAAAAAGAACGCAAGGAAGCCGTAGTGGGTTCGGTAACCACTGTTAAACCCGCCGACCTGAAAATACCCGCCAGTAACTTAACCAATGCACTTGCCGGACAGGTTGCAGGTATCATCGCCTTTCAACCAAGCGGCCAGCCAGGGCAGGATAATTCCAGTTTCTTTATCCGCGGTGTAACCACTTTTGGTTACAAAAAAGATCCGCTTATTTTGATAGATAACGTTGAACTTTCCACAACCGACCTTGCCCGCCTGCAAGTTGACGATATCGCCAGCTTTTCGATATTGAAAGATGCAAGTGCTACTGCACTTTATGGTGCCCGCGGCGCAAACGGTGTAATTTTGGTAAGCACCAAGGAAGGCAAAATTGGCAAAGCCAAGATCAATGTACGCGTAGAAAACTCCATATCCCAATCGGCCAAAACGCTGCAGCTTGCCGACCCTATTACTTATATGAAGCTGTTTAACGAAGCTACCATAACCCGCGATCCGTTAAGCCCCCTTCCCTTTTCTCAAAATAAAATACTAAATACCGAAGCCACCCTTCGCGGTGATGCAGGAAGCAATAAATATGTTTACCCTGCTGTGGACTGGCTGGATATGCTTTTCAAAAAACGCACAGCTACGCAGCGTGCAGATATGAGCGTAAGCGGCGGCGGTGATGTAGCCCGTTATTATGTATCAGGCTCATATAATGTTGACCATGGCATCCTGAGGCAGGATATCGCCAACAATAACAACAACAACGTAAAGTTTGAAAATTACCAGCTGCGCTCAAACGTTAATATCAACTTAAGTAAAAGTACCGAGCTTATTGTAAGGCTGGCTGGTTCATTCAATGAGTATAATGGCCCTCTTACTGCCGATGCTTCATTCTCGACCGACCTTTATAACGTTGCCGTACACACCAGCCCGGTATTGTTCCCTGCTTACTTCCCCGCCGATTCGGCCAACCGCGATGTTAAACACATCCTGTTCGGTAACGCCGCGCCAGCAAATGCAGGGTCAACGTCAAACGCCATCGCGTATAATAACCCATATGCGGCATTGTTGCGCGGCCATAAAAACTATTCAGAATCACGGTTATCGGCCCAGTTGGAGTTAAACCAGAAACTGGATTTTATAACCGACGGACTTAACTTTCACGGCTTATTCCATACCAACAGGTATTCATACTTTCAGTCGCAAATGGGTTACTCGCCATTTTACTATAATGTAAACACCTACGATAAAGCCACCAATAAATATACTTTAACCTGGCTTAACCCGCAACCAACCGGCAATAACGTAGCCACCGAGTACCTAAGTTATTACCGCGATCCAAGTACCGATAACCTGAATACCTATATTTATTTTCAGGGTGTATTGGATTATAACCACGCGTTTGGCAGTCATAACCTGAGCGCGTCATTGATTGGTACGCGTCAGCAAACGGTTTATTCAGCAGCTAAAGATCCGGTACTTGACAGGCCAACCCTGCAATACTCGCTGCCTTACCGTAACCTCACCCTTGCAGGCCGGGCTACTTATTCATTTAAAAGCCGTTACTTCCTGGAATTTAACTTTGGTTATAACGGTACCGAGCGCTTTTCGTCAAGTCATAGATATGGTTTCTTCCCTACTATTGGCGGTTCATGGATCGTATCCGACGAAAAATTCTGGGGACAGGGACTTTATGACGTTATCTCCCGCATGAAGGTGAGGGCCAGCTATGGTTTAGTAGGTAACGACGCCATCGGCTCACAACGTTTCTTCTTCCTTTCAGATGTTAACCTTAACGGCGGCAACCCTGCCTATTTTGGTACCTTTAACGGTTACAGGCGCGAGGGTGTTTACATTAATAACTACGAAAACCCTAACGTAACCTGGGAAACATCGCGCCAGCTAAATCTTGGCCTGGAGTTCACCATGTTTAAAAACCTCAATGTAGTAGCCGAGGTTTATAAATACCACCGCTATAATATTCTTCAAACACGTAGCTCACTACCAACAACACTGGGCCTTGAAGCACTTGACCAGTACGGCAACCCCAATGTTACTGCCAACATTGGCACGGCAGATACCAAAGGTATTGACCTGCAAATGGATTATAAAGCGGCTATAAATAAAGATGTTTGGCTGCAGGGCCGAGGCAACTTTACCCTGGCAAGCAGCAAATATGGCAACTATGAAGAACCTCAGTATAAGGAAGCTTATCGTTACCACAAAGGCCAGGAAATAAACAGGCAATACGGCTATATTGCCGAGCGTTTGTTTGTTGACGATAACGAAGCGAAAAACTCCCCTTCGCAGATTTTTTCAACCAATGGCATCCCTCCGGGCGGCGGTGATATCAAATACCGCGACCTAAATGGCGACGGTAAAATTGACGGCGCCGATCAAACTTTTATCGGTTACCCAACAGTGCCTGAAATTGTGTATGGTTATGGCTTATCGGCCGGGATCAAAAACTTTGATATTTCCTGTTTTTTCCAGGGCCAGGCGCGCGTTTCATTCTTTATTGATCCTAACCGTACCAGTCCATTCATTCAAAGCCCCGATCCGTACATATATGGTAATACCCAGCTGATCAAAGCCTTTGCCGATAGCCACTGGAGTGAGGAAAACCAGGATTTATATGCTACCTATCCAAGATTAGGTGTAACCGGCAACCAGATAGAAAACAATCGCCAAAACAGTACCTGGTGGATGCGTGACGGTAGTTTCCTGAGGCTTAAATCGGTGGAGATTGGTTACTCATTACCACCGTCCATTTTAAAACGCTTAAACGTAACCAAGTGCCGCATCTACTTTAACGGCCTCAACCTGTATACCTGGAGCGCCTTTAAACTTTGGGACCCTGAACTTGGCGGTAATGGCTTTGCCTACCCTATACAAAAGGTATTCAACTTAGGCATAAACGTTAACCTATAA